In the genome of Deltaproteobacteria bacterium, one region contains:
- a CDS encoding type II toxin-antitoxin system VapC family toxin translates to MILVDTNVFVDLWTRDPVWGVWSEKALARAAERGPLAVNPIIYAELCLGFERESLLEEALADAGIRRLALPYRAAWPAARAFTAYRKRGGKRTAPLPDFFIGAHVLVEGLTLLTRGARRYRTYFPRLRLIAPT, encoded by the coding sequence GTGATCCTAGTCGACACGAATGTCTTCGTCGATCTCTGGACCCGGGACCCTGTTTGGGGGGTCTGGTCGGAGAAGGCGCTCGCACGCGCGGCCGAGCGTGGCCCGCTCGCAGTGAACCCCATCATCTATGCAGAGCTCTGCCTCGGGTTCGAACGAGAGTCGCTGCTCGAGGAGGCCCTTGCCGACGCCGGCATACGGCGGCTGGCGCTGCCGTACCGCGCCGCCTGGCCGGCGGCCCGCGCCTTCACGGCCTACCGCAAGCGCGGCGGCAAGCGGACCGCGCCGCTCCCGGACTTCTTCATCGGGGCCCACGTCTTGGTCGAGGGCCTGACGCTCCTCACCCGCGGCGCCCGGCGATATCGGACCTACTTTCCCCGTCTCCGCCTGATCGCGCCGACTTGA
- a CDS encoding zf-HC2 domain-containing protein — MTCREVIDLVADYLANDLCPRARHRFEAHFAACPDCVTYVRGYADAIRLARAAYAEPDDRVAVTAAS; from the coding sequence ATGACCTGCCGCGAGGTCATTGATCTCGTGGCCGATTATCTCGCGAACGACCTCTGCCCCCGGGCGCGACACCGCTTCGAGGCTCACTTCGCTGCATGCCCCGACTGCGTGACGTACGTTCGCGGCTATGCAGATGCGATCCGGCTGGCGCGCGCGGCCTACGCCGAGCCCGACGATCGCGTCGCCGTAACCGCGGCGTCCTGA
- a CDS encoding DoxX family protein, which yields MNRIFTLITAVSRLAERVGTSLEWLSPAVARLTVGLVFFQSGWGKLHDLEKVTNYFTELGIAAPAFQARLASTAEFVCGGLLLLGFATRFAVVPLIVTMCVAIRTALWGQVDGLGSLVGLTEFAYIALLVWLGTHGAGPLSLDWLVARSAGRFGMGALPATASRTIS from the coding sequence ATGAACCGCATCTTCACGTTGATCACGGCCGTGAGCCGGCTCGCCGAGCGCGTCGGGACCTCGCTCGAGTGGCTGTCGCCGGCCGTCGCCCGGCTGACGGTGGGACTGGTGTTCTTCCAGTCCGGCTGGGGCAAGCTCCACGACCTGGAGAAGGTCACCAACTACTTCACCGAGCTCGGGATCGCCGCCCCGGCGTTCCAGGCGCGCCTCGCCTCGACGGCGGAGTTCGTGTGCGGCGGCCTGCTGCTCCTCGGCTTCGCCACCCGCTTCGCCGTCGTGCCGCTGATCGTCACCATGTGCGTCGCGATCCGCACCGCCCTCTGGGGGCAGGTCGACGGCCTCGGGAGCCTGGTGGGACTCACGGAGTTCGCCTACATCGCGCTGCTCGTCTGGCTCGGGACGCACGGCGCCGGCCCGCTCTCGCTCGACTGGCTCGTCGCGCGCAGCGCCGGGCGGTTCGGGATGGGCGCGCTCCCCGCCACGGCGTCGCGCACGATCTCCTGA
- a CDS encoding sigma-70 family RNA polymerase sigma factor — protein sequence MELALADQSTELLEGLRRGNEQAFGTLVRQHAGRMLSTARRILRNDDDAQDAVQEAFLSAARAIDGFAGGSKVSTWLHRIVINTALMKLRARKRRAEEPIDDLLPRFDAEGCRIGAVATWETPSDILLERRETRAMVRRCIDRLPERYRTVLLLRDIEELDTQESADLLGTTANTVKIRLHRARQALRTLLERELVGA from the coding sequence ATGGAGCTCGCGCTCGCAGACCAGAGCACGGAACTTCTCGAGGGGCTTCGTCGGGGTAACGAGCAGGCCTTCGGCACCCTCGTGCGGCAGCATGCGGGCCGGATGCTCTCGACGGCACGCCGAATCCTGCGCAACGACGACGACGCCCAGGACGCCGTGCAAGAGGCCTTCCTCTCCGCGGCACGGGCCATCGACGGCTTCGCCGGCGGCTCCAAGGTGTCGACCTGGCTCCACCGTATCGTCATCAACACGGCGCTCATGAAGCTCCGGGCGCGCAAGCGGCGGGCCGAAGAGCCGATCGACGATCTCCTGCCGCGCTTCGACGCGGAGGGATGTCGCATCGGCGCCGTCGCCACGTGGGAAACGCCGAGCGACATCCTGCTCGAGCGGCGCGAGACGCGCGCCATGGTTCGCCGGTGCATCGACCGGCTCCCCGAGCGCTACCGGACCGTCCTCCTCCTGCGCGACATCGAGGAGCTCGACACGCAGGAATCGGCGGACCTCCTCGGGACGACGGCCAACACCGTGAAGATCCGGCTCCACCGCGCCCGTCAGGCGCTTCGCACGCTGCTCGAGCGCGAGCTGGTCGGCGCGTGA
- a CDS encoding AbrB/MazE/SpoVT family DNA-binding domain-containing protein — protein MKTSTMTVKGQVTVPKELRDAFGWKVGDEVAFLREKDGVKIVRAERQRRGRAIVERLKGASWNRKLTTDRLMAMTRGEER, from the coding sequence ATGAAGACCAGCACCATGACGGTGAAGGGGCAGGTGACGGTTCCCAAGGAGCTGAGAGACGCGTTCGGCTGGAAGGTCGGAGACGAGGTGGCCTTCTTGCGCGAGAAGGACGGCGTCAAGATCGTGCGTGCCGAGCGGCAGCGGCGGGGGCGCGCCATCGTCGAACGGCTCAAGGGCGCTTCGTGGAACCGCAAGCTCACGACCGATCGGCTCATGGCCATGACGCGCGGCGAAGAACGGTGA
- a CDS encoding glyoxalase, whose protein sequence is MMCGRRSAALAAVLMLAVAAPAWAGRALVRAVDSVGMTVSDMDRSVRFFTDVLTFEPVSDVELAGEQYEHLEGVFGLRMRVVRLRLGDEAIELTEYLAPRGRPIPPDARSNDRSFQHMAIIVSDIDRAYRRLRERRVEHVSAGPQRLPDWNAKAGGIRAFYFKDPDGHPLEILQFPPGKGDPRWQRPTARLFLGIDHTAIVTGDTDASLGFYRDLLGLEVKGESENYGTEQEHLNGVFGARLRITALRAERGPGIELLEYLAPRDGRPMPSDERANDVAHWQTRLVGRDGDAAGSLGKARAPLVSPGAVALPGRELGFAKGFLVRDPDGHVLEIVEAR, encoded by the coding sequence ATGATGTGCGGCCGCCGCTCCGCCGCCCTCGCCGCGGTCCTGATGCTCGCCGTCGCGGCGCCTGCCTGGGCGGGCAGGGCGCTCGTCCGGGCGGTCGACTCCGTCGGGATGACCGTGTCGGACATGGACCGCTCGGTACGCTTCTTCACCGACGTCCTCACCTTCGAACCCGTGTCGGACGTGGAGCTGGCAGGCGAGCAGTACGAGCACCTCGAGGGCGTGTTCGGGCTGCGCATGCGCGTCGTCCGTCTTCGGCTGGGCGACGAGGCGATCGAGCTGACGGAATACCTGGCGCCGCGCGGGCGGCCGATCCCCCCGGATGCGCGCAGCAACGACCGCTCGTTCCAGCACATGGCGATCATCGTGAGCGACATCGACCGGGCGTACCGGCGGCTGCGAGAGCGTCGGGTCGAGCACGTCTCGGCCGGGCCGCAGCGCCTGCCCGACTGGAACGCCAAGGCCGGCGGCATCCGTGCCTTCTACTTCAAGGACCCGGACGGCCATCCGCTGGAGATCCTGCAATTCCCGCCCGGGAAGGGCGACCCCAGGTGGCAGCGGCCGACCGCCCGGCTCTTCCTCGGCATCGACCACACCGCGATCGTCACCGGCGACACGGACGCGAGCCTCGGCTTCTATCGCGACCTCCTGGGGCTCGAGGTGAAGGGCGAGAGCGAGAACTACGGGACCGAGCAGGAGCACCTGAACGGCGTGTTCGGCGCACGCCTGCGCATCACCGCTCTGCGGGCCGAGCGCGGGCCCGGCATCGAGCTCCTCGAGTACCTGGCACCACGCGACGGCCGGCCGATGCCGTCCGACGAGCGCGCCAACGACGTGGCTCACTGGCAGACCCGCCTGGTCGGCCGCGATGGCGATGCCGCGGGCTCGCTCGGCAAGGCGCGCGCGCCGCTCGTCTCCCCGGGCGCCGTCGCGCTTCCCGGGCGCGAGCTGGGCTTCGCGAAGGGCTTCCTGGTCCGGGATCCGGATGGACACGTCCTGGAGATCGTCGAGGCGCGATGA
- a CDS encoding aquaporin family protein, with translation MTASARHWPEFAMEAACLGLFMIAACVFVTLLEHPMSPLHRAIPSATLRRVLAGIAMGLTAVGLIYSPWGQRSGAHMNPSLTLTYLRLRKIAAPDALCYVLAQFAGGLSGVLVARTLLGGAVADPAVQYAVTVPGPGGRGAAFAGELVISFGMMLTVLVVSNSRLARFTGLFAGILVATYIGVEAPLSGMSMNPARTLGSAFHAGQWTALWVYFTAPPLGMLAAAELYRRLPGAPQIFCAKLHHDNDKRCIFRCQYPRNRRTS, from the coding sequence ATGACGGCGTCCGCCCGCCACTGGCCGGAGTTCGCGATGGAAGCCGCGTGCCTCGGCCTCTTCATGATCGCCGCGTGCGTCTTCGTCACCCTCCTGGAGCATCCGATGTCTCCGCTCCACCGCGCGATCCCGAGCGCCACGCTCCGCCGCGTGCTCGCCGGGATCGCCATGGGCCTCACCGCCGTCGGCCTCATCTACTCGCCGTGGGGGCAACGGTCGGGCGCCCACATGAACCCGTCGCTCACGCTCACCTACCTCCGCCTGCGGAAGATCGCCGCGCCCGACGCCCTCTGCTACGTGCTGGCCCAGTTCGCCGGCGGACTCTCGGGGGTGCTGGTGGCCCGGACGCTCCTCGGCGGCGCGGTCGCGGATCCGGCGGTGCAGTATGCGGTCACGGTTCCCGGTCCGGGCGGCCGGGGCGCGGCCTTCGCGGGCGAGCTCGTCATCTCCTTCGGCATGATGCTGACGGTGCTCGTCGTATCGAACTCGCGGCTGGCGCGCTTCACCGGCCTGTTCGCCGGCATCCTGGTCGCCACCTACATCGGCGTCGAGGCGCCGCTCTCGGGCATGAGCATGAACCCGGCGCGCACGCTCGGCTCGGCGTTCCATGCCGGGCAGTGGACGGCGCTCTGGGTCTACTTCACCGCGCCGCCGCTCGGCATGCTGGCGGCCGCCGAGCTCTACCGTCGCCTGCCGGGCGCCCCGCAGATATTCTGCGCCAAGCTGCACCACGACAACGACAAGCGGTGTATCTTCCGCTGTCAGTATCCAAGGAATCGGAGGACCTCATGA
- a CDS encoding NAD(P)/FAD-dependent oxidoreductase — translation MRAFAHAPTEPRRVLILGGGFGGIYAALELEKVLARHGNGTLDVTLVTRDNFFLFTPMLHEVAASDLELNTIVNPLRKLLRRVNTFVGGIEAIDLEARRVTVSHGLDAHTHELPYDHLVLALGSSTNFYGLPGVEECALTIKSLGDAVALRNRLIGHLEEASSECAAGERQPLLTFVVAGGGFAGVETLGGINDFMREALRFYPNLREDHLRMVLVTPDPIILPELGPQLGAYAQRKLAARGVEIITGMKVRGIRDGVVELTDGRTIRASTLVWTAGTAPNPLIAGLPLPKRGGRVLVDEYLAVPGCLGVWALGDCALVPDSRGGFQPPTAQHALREGRTAARNVAAAILGRPKKPFRFRTLGQLAAIGRRTGVANVFGIRFSGFVAWWLWRTIYLSKLPRLEKKVRVALDWTLDLCFAKDFACLTDGEAARQRAPVPAALRGAGVAS, via the coding sequence ATGCGCGCCTTCGCCCATGCCCCCACGGAGCCTCGCAGGGTCCTCATCCTCGGAGGGGGATTCGGCGGGATCTACGCTGCCCTCGAGCTCGAGAAGGTCCTGGCTCGCCATGGGAATGGGACGCTCGACGTCACGCTCGTCACCCGTGACAACTTCTTCCTGTTCACTCCGATGCTGCACGAGGTGGCGGCAAGCGACCTCGAGCTGAACACGATCGTGAATCCGCTCCGCAAGCTGCTCCGGCGGGTCAACACCTTCGTGGGCGGCATCGAGGCCATCGACCTCGAGGCCCGCCGCGTGACCGTCTCGCACGGGCTCGACGCCCACACCCACGAGCTGCCCTACGATCACCTCGTGCTGGCGCTCGGCTCGAGCACCAACTTCTACGGGCTCCCCGGTGTCGAAGAGTGCGCGCTCACGATCAAGTCGCTGGGCGACGCGGTGGCGCTGCGCAACCGGTTGATCGGCCACCTCGAGGAGGCCAGCTCCGAGTGCGCCGCCGGGGAGCGGCAGCCGCTGCTCACCTTCGTGGTCGCGGGGGGCGGCTTCGCCGGCGTCGAGACGCTCGGCGGCATCAACGACTTCATGCGCGAGGCGCTGCGCTTCTACCCGAACCTGCGCGAGGACCACCTGCGGATGGTCCTGGTCACGCCCGACCCGATCATCCTGCCCGAGCTCGGTCCGCAGCTCGGCGCCTACGCGCAGCGGAAGCTCGCGGCCCGCGGCGTCGAGATCATCACGGGCATGAAGGTCCGCGGCATCCGGGACGGGGTCGTGGAGCTCACCGACGGCCGCACCATCCGCGCCAGCACGCTGGTGTGGACGGCGGGCACGGCGCCGAACCCTCTGATTGCCGGCCTGCCGCTGCCCAAACGGGGCGGGCGCGTGCTCGTCGACGAGTACCTCGCGGTGCCGGGCTGCCTGGGCGTGTGGGCGCTCGGCGACTGTGCCCTCGTGCCCGACAGTCGCGGCGGCTTCCAGCCGCCCACCGCCCAGCACGCCCTCCGCGAAGGCCGGACGGCCGCGCGCAACGTGGCAGCGGCGATCCTGGGGCGGCCGAAGAAGCCTTTTCGCTTCCGGACGCTCGGCCAGCTCGCCGCGATCGGCCGGCGCACGGGCGTCGCGAACGTCTTCGGGATCAGGTTCTCGGGATTCGTCGCCTGGTGGCTCTGGCGGACGATCTACCTGAGCAAGCTCCCGCGTCTCGAGAAGAAGGTGCGCGTCGCCCTCGACTGGACCCTCGATCTCTGCTTCGCGAAGGACTTCGCTTGCCTGACGGACGGCGAGGCGGCGCGCCAGCGTGCCCCCGTGCCGGCCGCGCTGCGGGGGGCGGGCGTCGCCTCATGA
- a CDS encoding PAS domain S-box protein: MSDRQDRQALPEDAALRTIVEGVESATGERFFASLVEHLAVALGVQYAFVSELSQDRQRFRTLALWGRGRLLDNLEFPVAGTPCEAVLNGEMSHHPDRLQERFPADRGLVDWGVHSYCGVPLLDAGGTVVGHLAILDDQRMPDGTRGLAVMRIFAARARAEIERVQTEAELRAGEERLRHVIASASDGILSYGDDLRIQLFNAAAERILRCPAAAAIGQSVERFAMPEGLERVRRAIERFKTEPDALIFVGEADALRARRADGSVFIQEASLSRCEVGGRPLYTVIFRDLEERKNAAREMDELQRQNTYLREEIRSVHNFEEIVGASPTLRRVLEQVDLVAATDSSVLIYGETGTGKELIARAIHARSGRKGRPLVKVNCAALPAGLVESELFGHEKGAFTGATERRIGRFELAHGGTIFLDEVGELSPEVQVKLLRVLQERELERVGGSQTVKVDVRVIAATNRDLPGAVGAGTFRQDLYYRLNVFPVTLPPLRERPEDIPLLVHYFVARYAAKIGRRISRVPKETMGRLVAYAWPGNVRELENVIERAVILSAGADLVVAPEALPAIAPEVLPERPATADAVPLERVERAHIVSVLRRTNWRVDGPRGAARLLKMHPSTLRSRMQKLGIRRSEEQAS; this comes from the coding sequence GTGAGCGACCGGCAGGACAGGCAGGCACTCCCGGAGGACGCGGCGCTCCGGACGATCGTCGAAGGCGTGGAGTCCGCGACCGGCGAGCGGTTCTTCGCGTCCCTCGTCGAGCACCTGGCGGTGGCGCTCGGCGTGCAGTACGCCTTCGTCTCGGAGCTGTCCCAGGATCGGCAGCGGTTCCGGACGCTTGCCCTCTGGGGGCGCGGCAGGCTGCTCGACAACCTCGAGTTCCCCGTCGCCGGCACGCCGTGCGAGGCGGTGCTGAACGGCGAGATGTCGCATCATCCCGACCGTCTCCAGGAGCGCTTCCCCGCCGACCGGGGGCTCGTCGACTGGGGCGTGCACAGCTACTGCGGGGTCCCGCTGCTCGATGCCGGCGGCACGGTGGTCGGCCATCTCGCCATCCTCGACGACCAGCGCATGCCGGATGGGACGCGGGGTCTTGCCGTGATGCGCATCTTCGCCGCGCGGGCGCGCGCCGAGATCGAGCGGGTGCAGACCGAGGCCGAGCTGCGCGCCGGCGAGGAGCGGTTGAGGCACGTGATCGCGTCGGCGTCGGACGGGATCCTGAGCTACGGCGACGACCTCCGCATCCAGCTGTTCAACGCCGCCGCCGAGCGCATCCTCCGCTGCCCCGCCGCGGCAGCGATCGGACAGTCGGTCGAGCGCTTCGCCATGCCGGAGGGACTGGAGCGCGTGCGGCGCGCGATCGAGCGCTTCAAGACCGAGCCCGACGCCCTCATCTTCGTCGGCGAGGCCGACGCCCTCCGCGCGCGCCGCGCCGACGGCAGCGTCTTCATCCAGGAGGCATCCCTCTCGCGCTGCGAGGTGGGCGGGCGTCCCCTCTACACCGTCATCTTCCGGGACCTCGAGGAGCGCAAGAACGCCGCACGCGAGATGGACGAGCTGCAGCGCCAGAACACCTACCTCCGGGAGGAGATCCGGTCCGTCCACAACTTCGAGGAGATCGTCGGCGCGAGCCCCACCCTGAGACGCGTGCTCGAGCAGGTGGACCTCGTCGCCGCGACCGACTCCTCCGTCCTGATCTACGGCGAGACGGGCACCGGCAAGGAGCTGATCGCCCGGGCGATCCATGCGCGCAGCGGCCGCAAGGGCCGCCCGCTCGTGAAGGTCAACTGCGCGGCCCTACCCGCCGGGCTCGTGGAGAGCGAGCTCTTCGGCCACGAGAAGGGCGCGTTCACCGGGGCGACGGAGCGCCGCATCGGCCGCTTCGAGCTGGCCCACGGCGGGACGATCTTCCTGGACGAGGTGGGCGAGCTGTCACCGGAGGTGCAGGTGAAGCTCCTGCGGGTCCTGCAGGAGCGGGAGCTCGAGCGGGTGGGCGGCAGCCAGACCGTGAAGGTCGACGTGCGCGTCATCGCGGCGACGAACCGTGATCTCCCGGGAGCTGTCGGCGCCGGCACCTTCCGCCAGGACCTCTACTACCGGCTGAACGTCTTCCCCGTGACCCTGCCGCCGCTGCGGGAGCGGCCGGAGGACATCCCGCTGCTGGTGCACTACTTCGTCGCCCGCTACGCGGCGAAGATCGGCCGGCGGATCTCGCGCGTGCCGAAGGAGACGATGGGGCGGCTCGTGGCCTACGCCTGGCCCGGCAACGTGCGGGAGCTCGAGAACGTCATCGAGCGGGCCGTGATCCTCTCTGCGGGGGCGGACCTGGTCGTCGCCCCGGAGGCGCTGCCCGCGATCGCTCCCGAGGTCCTGCCCGAGCGCCCGGCCACAGCCGACGCCGTCCCCCTCGAGCGGGTCGAGCGCGCGCACATCGTCTCGGTCCTCAGGCGCACGAACTGGCGGGTGGACGGCCCGCGCGGCGCAGCCCGCCTCCTCAAGATGCACCCGAGCACGCTGCGCAGCCGGATGCAGAAGCTCGGCATCCGGCGAAGCGAGGAGCAGGCTTCGTAG
- a CDS encoding NAD(P)H-dependent oxidoreductase, whose protein sequence is MDGERPLFIPVILGTARQGRMSLPVAKLMISELSRRAGIETELIDVARMSLRIDDAGEAIKDPAFSAQMNRADALVVVSPEYNHGYSGLLKHALDSCLKEYIHKAVGIVGVSAGPFGGTRGIQDLLPVLRELGLVTIFWDVNFSTVQSVFDESGALRDQAYLPRIDKFLKELVWMARTLRHGREHVALE, encoded by the coding sequence ATGGACGGAGAACGACCGCTCTTCATCCCCGTGATTCTCGGCACTGCGCGGCAGGGGCGGATGAGCCTGCCCGTCGCGAAGCTGATGATCTCGGAGCTCTCCAGGCGAGCCGGGATCGAGACCGAGCTGATCGACGTGGCCCGCATGTCGCTGCGCATCGACGACGCCGGCGAGGCGATAAAGGACCCCGCTTTCTCCGCACAGATGAACCGCGCCGACGCCCTCGTCGTGGTCTCACCGGAATACAATCACGGGTATTCGGGCCTCCTGAAGCACGCGCTCGACAGCTGCCTGAAGGAGTACATCCACAAGGCGGTCGGAATCGTGGGCGTGTCGGCGGGCCCCTTCGGCGGGACGCGCGGGATCCAGGACCTGCTCCCCGTGCTGCGCGAGCTCGGGCTGGTCACCATCTTCTGGGACGTGAACTTCTCGACCGTGCAGAGCGTCTTCGACGAGTCGGGAGCGCTCCGCGACCAGGCGTACCTGCCGCGGATCGACAAGTTCCTGAAGGAGCTCGTCTGGATGGCGAGGACGCTGCGCCACGGGCGCGAGCACGTCGCCCTCGAGTAG
- a CDS encoding MFS transporter, translating into MTPPPRSRARFAISTVFFVNGFVLASWVPHVPAVKARHGFSDGELGVVLLSMAAGAVLALPAAGWMVGRLGSRTMTAVAAVALCLALPLPMLSSTVGLLCLALAVLGACNGTLDVSMNAQAGLVEADYQRPIMSSFHGLFSLGGLTGAALASAGIWLGVGASRHLLVMALVSMCAVATALPCLVPSRATEGPRRRVLARPTRALLGLGLLAFLALLAEGAMADWSAVYLRDALRTSPAFAAAGFAAFSLAMAIGRLAGDGLASRFGPGRVLRASGATAALGLGAALGIGEPVAGVAGCGMVGLGIANLIPLLFSRAGRANGVPAGTALAAVATTGYLGFLAGPPLIGLAADAVGLPSALGIVSTCCALVALGAGAVGGR; encoded by the coding sequence GTGACCCCTCCACCTCGGTCGCGCGCGCGGTTCGCCATCTCCACGGTCTTCTTCGTGAACGGCTTCGTGCTCGCGAGCTGGGTGCCGCACGTCCCCGCGGTGAAGGCGCGGCACGGGTTCAGCGATGGCGAGCTCGGGGTCGTCCTCCTCTCCATGGCGGCAGGGGCGGTACTGGCGTTGCCGGCGGCCGGCTGGATGGTCGGACGGCTCGGGAGCCGTACCATGACGGCCGTCGCGGCGGTCGCGCTCTGCCTGGCGCTCCCGCTGCCCATGCTGAGCTCGACCGTCGGGCTTCTCTGCCTCGCGCTCGCCGTCCTCGGGGCTTGCAACGGGACGCTCGACGTCTCTATGAACGCGCAGGCCGGCCTGGTCGAGGCCGACTATCAGCGGCCGATCATGTCGTCGTTCCATGGGCTCTTCAGCCTGGGCGGTCTCACCGGCGCCGCGCTCGCGAGCGCCGGCATCTGGCTCGGCGTGGGCGCCTCCCGGCACCTCCTCGTCATGGCCCTCGTGTCGATGTGCGCCGTGGCGACCGCCCTCCCCTGCCTCGTGCCGTCGCGTGCCACCGAGGGCCCACGGCGGCGTGTGCTCGCCCGACCGACGCGCGCGCTGCTCGGTCTCGGTCTCCTCGCCTTTCTCGCGCTCCTGGCGGAGGGGGCGATGGCCGACTGGAGCGCCGTCTACCTGCGCGACGCGCTCCGGACGAGCCCTGCGTTCGCGGCCGCCGGCTTCGCCGCCTTCTCGCTCGCCATGGCGATCGGACGCCTCGCGGGCGACGGCCTCGCGTCTCGCTTCGGCCCGGGTCGCGTGCTGCGCGCCTCGGGCGCGACGGCCGCCCTCGGCCTCGGCGCCGCCCTCGGGATCGGGGAGCCGGTGGCAGGTGTGGCCGGGTGCGGCATGGTGGGGCTCGGGATCGCCAACCTAATCCCGTTGCTCTTCAGCCGTGCGGGTCGGGCGAACGGCGTACCGGCCGGGACGGCGCTGGCGGCGGTCGCGACCACCGGCTACCTGGGGTTCCTCGCGGGCCCCCCGCTCATCGGCCTCGCGGCCGACGCCGTCGGCCTGCCCTCCGCACTCGGGATCGTGAGCACGTGCTGCGCTCTCGTCGCCCTCGGCGCCGGGGCGGTCGGCGGACGCTGA
- a CDS encoding GMC family oxidoreductase, which produces MSDNHYDVIIIGTGAGGGTLAYRLAPSGKRILLLERGDYVPREKENWDSHAVVAESRYHIKEAWRDKDGREFHAGAHYNVGGNTKFYGAALLRMRKEDFGQVRHHGGISPAWPIGYDDLEPYYTEAEQLYQVHGLRGSDPTEPPASAPYLHPPISHEPRIQAIFDGFTRQGYRPFPIPIGLMLDEQNPGRSRCIRCDTCDGFPCLVQAKADTQVICVDPALEHPNVTLVTNAFVSRLETSPSGREVTTVHVERNGVPETYSANVVVVSCGAINSAALLLRSANDQHPRGLANGSDVVGRHYMCHLNTMFLAMSRHPNPTRLNKTLGLNDFYFPTEEWEYPMGHISLMGGIDGNVLRAGAPRLVPGMTLEVMAKHAVPFWMTSEDLPDPRNRVTVDRDGGIRLTYSSNNDEAHRRLAAKLKSLLKHIECEEHHLIPLQAYVPGRIPLAGVAHQNGTVRFGTDPRASALDVSCKAHDVDNLYVVDASFFPSSSAVNPALTIMANALRVGDHLRERLG; this is translated from the coding sequence ATGTCGGACAACCACTACGACGTCATCATCATCGGCACGGGCGCGGGCGGCGGGACGCTCGCCTATCGCCTCGCGCCGTCCGGCAAGCGCATCCTGCTCCTCGAGCGGGGCGATTACGTCCCGCGCGAGAAGGAGAACTGGGACTCGCACGCGGTCGTCGCCGAGAGCCGCTACCACATCAAGGAGGCCTGGCGCGACAAGGACGGCCGCGAGTTCCACGCCGGCGCCCACTACAACGTCGGCGGGAACACGAAGTTCTACGGCGCGGCACTCCTCCGGATGCGGAAGGAGGACTTCGGCCAGGTCCGCCATCACGGCGGCATCTCCCCCGCCTGGCCGATCGGCTACGACGACCTCGAGCCGTACTACACCGAGGCGGAGCAGCTCTACCAGGTGCACGGCCTCCGGGGGAGCGATCCGACCGAGCCGCCGGCGAGCGCGCCATACCTCCACCCCCCGATCAGCCACGAGCCGCGCATCCAGGCGATCTTCGATGGCTTCACCCGCCAGGGATACCGGCCGTTCCCGATTCCGATCGGCCTCATGCTCGACGAGCAGAACCCGGGGCGAAGCCGCTGCATCCGGTGCGACACCTGCGACGGCTTCCCGTGTCTCGTCCAGGCGAAGGCCGACACACAGGTGATCTGCGTCGACCCGGCGCTCGAGCACCCGAACGTCACCCTGGTGACGAACGCCTTCGTCAGCCGCCTCGAGACGAGCCCGTCGGGCCGCGAGGTCACCACGGTGCACGTCGAGCGGAACGGCGTCCCGGAGACGTATTCCGCAAACGTCGTCGTCGTCTCGTGCGGCGCCATCAACTCGGCGGCCTTGCTGCTCCGCTCGGCGAACGACCAGCACCCGCGCGGCCTCGCCAACGGATCCGATGTGGTCGGCCGGCACTACATGTGCCACCTGAACACGATGTTCCTCGCGATGTCCCGGCATCCCAACCCCACCCGGCTCAACAAGACGCTCGGCCTGAACGACTTCTACTTCCCGACCGAGGAGTGGGAATATCCGATGGGCCACATCTCGCTGATGGGCGGCATCGACGGCAACGTGCTCCGGGCCGGGGCGCCGCGGCTCGTGCCCGGCATGACGCTTGAGGTGATGGCGAAGCACGCCGTGCCGTTCTGGATGACGTCGGAAGATCTTCCGGATCCCCGGAACCGCGTGACCGTCGACCGCGACGGCGGGATCCGGCTGACGTACTCCTCGAACAACGACGAGGCGCACCGGCGACTGGCGGCGAAGCTCAAGAGCCTGCTCAAGCACATCGAGTGCGAGGAGCATCACCTGATCCCGCTCCAGGCCTACGTGCCGGGTCGCATCCCGCTCGCCGGCGTCGCGCACCAGAACGGCACCGTCCGCTTCGGCACGGACCCCAGGGCGTCGGCGCTCGACGTGAGCTGCAAGGCGCACGACGTCGACAACCTCTACGTCGTCGACGCGAGCTTCTTCCCCTCGAGCAGCGCGGTGAACCCCGCGCTCACCATCATGGCGAACGCGCTCCGGGTGGGCGATCACCTGCGGGAGCGGCTCGGCTGA